In Eupeodes corollae chromosome X, idEupCoro1.1, whole genome shotgun sequence, the following proteins share a genomic window:
- the LOC129953340 gene encoding RING finger protein 11, which yields MGNCLKISNADDISLLRGSDNGSGRDSSSDQIGPLPIYSEILQPVFYPSPSVSRPVSHLTEEEQIKIAKRIGLIQHLPIGSYDGCKKSRECVICMIEFCVGESVRYLPCMHIYHVSCIDDWLMRSLTCPSCMEPVDAALLTSYEAT from the exons ATGggaaattgtttgaaaatctcgaatgccgacGATATATCTTTGCTGCGAGGCAGTGATAATGGAAGCGGACGTGATTCCTCATCTGATCAAATTGGACCATTGCCGATATATTCT GAAATTCTTCAACCAGTTTTCTACCCATCACCATCAGTTAGTCGACCAGTTTCACATCTCACTGaagaagaacaaattaaaatcgcCAAACGAATTGGCTTAATACAACACCTTCCAATCGGTTCATACGATGGATGTAAAAAATCCCGCGAATGTGTTATTTGTATGATTGAGTTTTGTGTTGGCGAATCGGTTAGATATTTACCGTGTATGCATATATATCATGTTAGTTGTATTGATGACTGGCTTATGCGCAGTTTAACATGTCCAAGTTGTATGGAACCAGTAGATGCGGCTTTGTTAACAAGCTACGAAGCAACATAA